One genomic window of Clostridium taeniosporum includes the following:
- the pulA gene encoding type I pullulanase — protein MMQSILYEHENYCGKLGAIYSKEKTEFILWAPVSKTVKIVLYYKKENKILDMEKKEKGIWSLEIYEDLNGVYYNYIVNNGENEIEVVDPYAKAVNVNGNMGMVIDLQSTNPEGWENDIKPKFISPTDAIIYEMHIRDFSVSETSGVTEKFRGKYDGVYEKGTHIPGTNIPTCLEYIRDLGITHIHLMPIFDYATVDESNPKNYNWGYDPKNFNVPEGSYSLDPFNGEKRIIEFKNMIKTLHEYGIRIVMDVVYNHTHSGYNSNLNCIVPNYYYRQNSDGRFSNGSGCGNELATERNMVKKFIIDSIIYWAKEYHIDGFRFDLMGLYDIEIMKDIRRKLDKIDKSILMYGEGWTGGVSPLPDWDKTIKFNISKFGDMKLAVFSDDIRDGIKGNVFDSNSKGFISGEYNLEETIKFGVVASVKHDQIKYDKLRYSKFPWANEPYQTVTYTSSHDNYTLWDKLCMANRNYLEEDLKSMNKLSAAIVLTSQGIAFFQAGEEFLRTKKNKDGSLNSNSYNAPDYVNALDWSRRIKYKDILDYYKGLIKLRKFCKGFRMNSSNEIRENLRFLEKNINFYNDKIVAFKINLNNLQSKWKEICIIYNANFNSEEIKLDKSSWSVIVNENKAGIEELTYIEGNVLKIPKLSCYVLVKK, from the coding sequence ATGATGCAATCCATATTATATGAACATGAAAATTATTGTGGTAAGTTAGGTGCAATTTATTCAAAAGAAAAAACAGAGTTTATATTATGGGCTCCAGTTTCTAAAACTGTAAAAATAGTTTTATATTATAAAAAAGAAAATAAGATTTTGGATATGGAAAAAAAAGAAAAAGGAATATGGAGTCTGGAAATTTATGAAGATTTAAATGGGGTTTATTATAACTATATAGTTAATAATGGAGAAAATGAAATAGAAGTTGTTGATCCATATGCTAAAGCAGTTAATGTAAATGGAAATATGGGAATGGTAATTGACTTGCAATCCACAAATCCAGAAGGATGGGAGAATGATATTAAGCCTAAATTTATAAGTCCAACAGATGCTATTATATATGAAATGCATATAAGAGATTTTTCAGTAAGTGAAACCTCTGGTGTTACTGAGAAATTTAGAGGTAAGTATGATGGTGTATATGAAAAAGGAACCCATATACCGGGAACTAATATTCCAACATGTTTAGAATATATAAGAGATCTGGGAATAACTCATATTCATTTAATGCCTATATTTGATTATGCTACAGTAGATGAATCAAATCCTAAAAATTATAATTGGGGATATGATCCTAAAAATTTTAATGTACCAGAGGGCTCATATTCATTAGATCCGTTTAATGGAGAAAAGAGAATAATAGAGTTTAAAAATATGATTAAAACTTTGCATGAATATGGAATAAGAATAGTCATGGATGTTGTTTATAATCATACTCATTCAGGTTATAATTCTAATTTAAATTGTATAGTTCCTAATTATTACTATAGGCAAAATAGTGATGGTAGGTTTTCAAATGGATCAGGATGTGGAAATGAACTAGCTACTGAGAGAAATATGGTTAAGAAATTTATAATTGACTCTATAATTTATTGGGCAAAAGAATATCATATAGATGGATTTAGATTTGATTTAATGGGGTTATATGATATAGAAATTATGAAAGATATAAGGAGAAAGCTAGATAAGATAGATAAGTCTATACTTATGTATGGAGAAGGATGGACTGGGGGAGTATCACCTTTACCAGATTGGGATAAAACTATTAAATTTAATATAAGTAAATTTGGAGATATGAAATTAGCAGTTTTTAGTGATGATATTAGAGATGGAATAAAAGGAAATGTTTTTGACTCAAACTCAAAAGGGTTTATAAGTGGAGAATATAATTTAGAAGAAACTATAAAATTTGGAGTAGTTGCTTCTGTAAAACATGATCAGATAAAATATGATAAATTAAGATATAGTAAATTTCCATGGGCAAATGAGCCCTATCAAACAGTTACGTATACTTCATCACATGATAATTATACGTTATGGGATAAATTGTGTATGGCTAATAGAAATTATTTAGAAGAAGATTTAAAATCAATGAATAAATTATCAGCAGCTATAGTTTTAACATCTCAAGGAATTGCTTTTTTTCAAGCAGGAGAAGAATTTTTGCGAACTAAGAAAAATAAAGATGGAAGCTTAAATAGTAATAGTTATAATGCTCCTGATTATGTCAATGCATTAGATTGGAGCAGAAGGATAAAATATAAAGATATATTAGATTATTATAAAGGTCTTATAAAGTTAAGAAAATTTTGCAAAGGATTTAGGATGAATAGTAGTAATGAGATAAGAGAAAATTTAAGATTTTTAGAGAAAAATATAAATTTTTATAATGATAAGATAGTTGCTTTTAAAATAAATTTAAATAATTTACAAAGTAAGTGGAAAGAAATATGTATAATATATAACGCAAATTTTAATTCTGAAGAAATTAAGTTAGATAAAAGCAGTTGGAGTGTAATAGTTAATGAGAATAAAGCAGGAATAGAGGAATTAACATATATAGAAGGAAATGTGTTAAAAATACCTAAATTAAGTTGTTATGTGTTAGTTAAAAAGTAA
- a CDS encoding Lrp/AsnC family transcriptional regulator, which produces MEEILEILEQNSRYTHEQIATMSGKGVDEVKEAIKDYEDKSIIAGYTTLVNWENTGKEIVTALIEVRITPQRGEGFDKVAERIYKFPEVTACYLMSGGFDLTVIVEGKTMKEVALFVSEKLAIQQYVVSTSTHFVLRKYKDHGTIFKEEKIDDREAIFI; this is translated from the coding sequence ATGGAAGAAATACTAGAAATATTAGAACAAAATAGTCGTTATACTCATGAACAGATAGCAACTATGTCTGGAAAAGGTGTTGATGAGGTTAAAGAAGCAATTAAAGATTATGAAGATAAAAGCATTATAGCAGGATATACTACTTTGGTTAATTGGGAGAATACAGGTAAAGAAATTGTAACAGCATTAATTGAAGTTAGAATAACTCCTCAAAGGGGAGAAGGTTTTGATAAAGTTGCAGAAAGAATATATAAATTTCCAGAAGTTACAGCTTGTTATTTAATGTCTGGTGGATTTGATTTAACAGTTATAGTAGAAGGAAAAACTATGAAGGAAGTAGCTCTTTTTGTATCAGAAAAACTTGCAATACAACAATATGTGGTAAGTACTAGCACACATTTTGTTTTAAGAAAATATAAAGATCATGGAACAATATTTAAAGAAGAGAAAATAGATGATAGGGAGGCAATATTTATATGA